The Scophthalmus maximus strain ysfricsl-2021 chromosome 7, ASM2237912v1, whole genome shotgun sequence genome includes a window with the following:
- the chst6 gene encoding carbohydrate sulfotransferase 6 isoform X1, which translates to MDDASPLPPPVRKQQRREKTSWMWTPPSCAGDVIWSRRHLLLLFLWDPAAGSQRSSCGPRGARRRQQLDLKQQTSRATMPRCRVNLSTMIFLVILQGAAVVLFCGWYVQLSRCGAAHPDKKVHVLLLSSWRSGSSFLGQVFSQHPSVFYLMEPTWHVWTKLQKSGARSLRMAVRDLLRSVYQCDFSVMEAYLPEQRNVSSLFMWSHSRALCSRPACPLMPRNQFSNQTLCSLTCDAVGLQGVEEACGTYSHVVLKEVRFFELESLYPLLQDPSLDLRIIHLVRDPRAVVRSREASAKAFMSDNAIVLEQRNIPAGEVQYEVMQEICRSHVRINEGATLKAPPFLKGRYKMVRYEDVARNPLEEITAMYDFIGLEMTSQLGDWIYSVTHGKGKGSKKDAFKITSRNAADVSQAWRTGLPHSKVKRIQEVCKGAMTLLGYRTVDSEKEQKQLDMDLLVPQEPYQFSWLPAKTERPGKR; encoded by the exons ATGGatgacgcgtctccacttcctcctcctgtacGAAAACAACAACGGCGTGAAAAAACATCCTGGATGTGgacgccgccatcttgtgccggtgacgtcatttggagccggcgtcatcttctcctcttgttcctg tggGACCCAGCAGCCGGCAGTCAGCGGAGCAGCTGCGGCCCGAGAGGAGCTCGTCGTCGGCAGCAGCTCGACCTGAAG CAGCAGACGAGCAGAGCCACGATGCCTCGCTGCAGAGTGAACCTCAGCACCATGATCTTCCTGGTGATCCTGCAGGGGGCGGCGGTGGTGCTGTTCTGCGGCTGGTACGTCCAGCTCAGCCGCTGCGGCGCCGCCCACCCCGACAAGAAGGTCCACGTCCTGCTGCTGTCGTCGTGGCGCTCGGGCTCGTCGTTCCTCGGCCAGGTGTTCAGTCAGCACCCGTCCGTCTTCTACCTGATGGAGCCCACGTGGCACGTGTGGACCAAGCTGCAGAAGTCCGGGGCGCGCTCGCTGCGCATGGCCGTCAGGGATCTGCTGCGGAGCGTGTATCAGTGCGACTTCTCCGTGATGGAGGCCTACCTGCCGGAGCAGCGCAACGTCTCCTCCCTGTTCATGTGGAGTCACAGTCGAGCGCTGTGCTCGCGGCCGGCCTGTCCGCTCATGCCGCGCAACCAGTTCAGCAACCAGACGCTGTGTTCGCTGACGTGCGACGCCGTGGGCCTGCAGGGCGTGGAGGAAGCCTGTGGCACCTACAGTCACGTGGTGCTCAAGGAAGTGCGTTTCTTCGAGCTGGAATCGCTCTACCCGCTGTTGCAGGACCCGAGCCTCGACCTCCGCATCATCCACCTGGTCCGGGACCCGCGCGCCGTGGTGCGCTCGCGGGAGGCGTCCGCCAAGGCCTTCATGAGCGACAACGCCATCGTCCTGGAGCAGAGAAACATCCCGGCGGGCGAGGTGCAGTACGAGGTCATGCAGGAGATCTGTCGCAGCCACGTGCGCATCAACGAGGGGGCCACGCTGAAGGCCCCGCCCTTTCTGAAGGGCCGCTACAAAATGGTTCGCTACGAGGACGTGGCGCGCAACCCGCTGGAGGAAATAACCGCCATGTACGACTTCATCGGCCTGGAGATGACCTCGCAGCTGGGCGACTGGATCTACAGCGTGACCCACGGGAAGGGCAAAGGCTCCAAGAAAGACGCCTTCAAGATCACGTCGCGGAACGCCGCCGACGTCTCGCAGGCGTGGCGCACCGGGCTGCCGCACAGCAAGGTCAAACGCATCCAGGAAGTGTGCAAAGGGGCGATGACGCTGCTCGGCTACCGGACGGTCGACAGCGAGAAGGAACAGAAGCAACTGGACATGGACCTGCTGGTGCCGCAGGAACCGTACCAGTTCAGCTGGTTACCCGCCAAGACAGAGCGACCGGGCAagaggtaa
- the chst6 gene encoding carbohydrate sulfotransferase 6 isoform X2, with product MDDASPLPPPVRKQQRREKTSWMWTPPSCAGDVIWSRRHLLLLFLWDPAAGSQRSSCGPRGARRRQQLDLKQTSRATMPRCRVNLSTMIFLVILQGAAVVLFCGWYVQLSRCGAAHPDKKVHVLLLSSWRSGSSFLGQVFSQHPSVFYLMEPTWHVWTKLQKSGARSLRMAVRDLLRSVYQCDFSVMEAYLPEQRNVSSLFMWSHSRALCSRPACPLMPRNQFSNQTLCSLTCDAVGLQGVEEACGTYSHVVLKEVRFFELESLYPLLQDPSLDLRIIHLVRDPRAVVRSREASAKAFMSDNAIVLEQRNIPAGEVQYEVMQEICRSHVRINEGATLKAPPFLKGRYKMVRYEDVARNPLEEITAMYDFIGLEMTSQLGDWIYSVTHGKGKGSKKDAFKITSRNAADVSQAWRTGLPHSKVKRIQEVCKGAMTLLGYRTVDSEKEQKQLDMDLLVPQEPYQFSWLPAKTERPGKR from the exons ATGGatgacgcgtctccacttcctcctcctgtacGAAAACAACAACGGCGTGAAAAAACATCCTGGATGTGgacgccgccatcttgtgccggtgacgtcatttggagccggcgtcatcttctcctcttgttcctg tggGACCCAGCAGCCGGCAGTCAGCGGAGCAGCTGCGGCCCGAGAGGAGCTCGTCGTCGGCAGCAGCTCGACCTGAAG CAGACGAGCAGAGCCACGATGCCTCGCTGCAGAGTGAACCTCAGCACCATGATCTTCCTGGTGATCCTGCAGGGGGCGGCGGTGGTGCTGTTCTGCGGCTGGTACGTCCAGCTCAGCCGCTGCGGCGCCGCCCACCCCGACAAGAAGGTCCACGTCCTGCTGCTGTCGTCGTGGCGCTCGGGCTCGTCGTTCCTCGGCCAGGTGTTCAGTCAGCACCCGTCCGTCTTCTACCTGATGGAGCCCACGTGGCACGTGTGGACCAAGCTGCAGAAGTCCGGGGCGCGCTCGCTGCGCATGGCCGTCAGGGATCTGCTGCGGAGCGTGTATCAGTGCGACTTCTCCGTGATGGAGGCCTACCTGCCGGAGCAGCGCAACGTCTCCTCCCTGTTCATGTGGAGTCACAGTCGAGCGCTGTGCTCGCGGCCGGCCTGTCCGCTCATGCCGCGCAACCAGTTCAGCAACCAGACGCTGTGTTCGCTGACGTGCGACGCCGTGGGCCTGCAGGGCGTGGAGGAAGCCTGTGGCACCTACAGTCACGTGGTGCTCAAGGAAGTGCGTTTCTTCGAGCTGGAATCGCTCTACCCGCTGTTGCAGGACCCGAGCCTCGACCTCCGCATCATCCACCTGGTCCGGGACCCGCGCGCCGTGGTGCGCTCGCGGGAGGCGTCCGCCAAGGCCTTCATGAGCGACAACGCCATCGTCCTGGAGCAGAGAAACATCCCGGCGGGCGAGGTGCAGTACGAGGTCATGCAGGAGATCTGTCGCAGCCACGTGCGCATCAACGAGGGGGCCACGCTGAAGGCCCCGCCCTTTCTGAAGGGCCGCTACAAAATGGTTCGCTACGAGGACGTGGCGCGCAACCCGCTGGAGGAAATAACCGCCATGTACGACTTCATCGGCCTGGAGATGACCTCGCAGCTGGGCGACTGGATCTACAGCGTGACCCACGGGAAGGGCAAAGGCTCCAAGAAAGACGCCTTCAAGATCACGTCGCGGAACGCCGCCGACGTCTCGCAGGCGTGGCGCACCGGGCTGCCGCACAGCAAGGTCAAACGCATCCAGGAAGTGTGCAAAGGGGCGATGACGCTGCTCGGCTACCGGACGGTCGACAGCGAGAAGGAACAGAAGCAACTGGACATGGACCTGCTGGTGCCGCAGGAACCGTACCAGTTCAGCTGGTTACCCGCCAAGACAGAGCGACCGGGCAagaggtaa
- the chst6 gene encoding carbohydrate sulfotransferase 6 isoform X3: MPRCRVNLSTMIFLVILQGAAVVLFCGWYVQLSRCGAAHPDKKVHVLLLSSWRSGSSFLGQVFSQHPSVFYLMEPTWHVWTKLQKSGARSLRMAVRDLLRSVYQCDFSVMEAYLPEQRNVSSLFMWSHSRALCSRPACPLMPRNQFSNQTLCSLTCDAVGLQGVEEACGTYSHVVLKEVRFFELESLYPLLQDPSLDLRIIHLVRDPRAVVRSREASAKAFMSDNAIVLEQRNIPAGEVQYEVMQEICRSHVRINEGATLKAPPFLKGRYKMVRYEDVARNPLEEITAMYDFIGLEMTSQLGDWIYSVTHGKGKGSKKDAFKITSRNAADVSQAWRTGLPHSKVKRIQEVCKGAMTLLGYRTVDSEKEQKQLDMDLLVPQEPYQFSWLPAKTERPGKR; the protein is encoded by the coding sequence ATGCCTCGCTGCAGAGTGAACCTCAGCACCATGATCTTCCTGGTGATCCTGCAGGGGGCGGCGGTGGTGCTGTTCTGCGGCTGGTACGTCCAGCTCAGCCGCTGCGGCGCCGCCCACCCCGACAAGAAGGTCCACGTCCTGCTGCTGTCGTCGTGGCGCTCGGGCTCGTCGTTCCTCGGCCAGGTGTTCAGTCAGCACCCGTCCGTCTTCTACCTGATGGAGCCCACGTGGCACGTGTGGACCAAGCTGCAGAAGTCCGGGGCGCGCTCGCTGCGCATGGCCGTCAGGGATCTGCTGCGGAGCGTGTATCAGTGCGACTTCTCCGTGATGGAGGCCTACCTGCCGGAGCAGCGCAACGTCTCCTCCCTGTTCATGTGGAGTCACAGTCGAGCGCTGTGCTCGCGGCCGGCCTGTCCGCTCATGCCGCGCAACCAGTTCAGCAACCAGACGCTGTGTTCGCTGACGTGCGACGCCGTGGGCCTGCAGGGCGTGGAGGAAGCCTGTGGCACCTACAGTCACGTGGTGCTCAAGGAAGTGCGTTTCTTCGAGCTGGAATCGCTCTACCCGCTGTTGCAGGACCCGAGCCTCGACCTCCGCATCATCCACCTGGTCCGGGACCCGCGCGCCGTGGTGCGCTCGCGGGAGGCGTCCGCCAAGGCCTTCATGAGCGACAACGCCATCGTCCTGGAGCAGAGAAACATCCCGGCGGGCGAGGTGCAGTACGAGGTCATGCAGGAGATCTGTCGCAGCCACGTGCGCATCAACGAGGGGGCCACGCTGAAGGCCCCGCCCTTTCTGAAGGGCCGCTACAAAATGGTTCGCTACGAGGACGTGGCGCGCAACCCGCTGGAGGAAATAACCGCCATGTACGACTTCATCGGCCTGGAGATGACCTCGCAGCTGGGCGACTGGATCTACAGCGTGACCCACGGGAAGGGCAAAGGCTCCAAGAAAGACGCCTTCAAGATCACGTCGCGGAACGCCGCCGACGTCTCGCAGGCGTGGCGCACCGGGCTGCCGCACAGCAAGGTCAAACGCATCCAGGAAGTGTGCAAAGGGGCGATGACGCTGCTCGGCTACCGGACGGTCGACAGCGAGAAGGAACAGAAGCAACTGGACATGGACCTGCTGGTGCCGCAGGAACCGTACCAGTTCAGCTGGTTACCCGCCAAGACAGAGCGACCGGGCAagaggtaa